Below is a genomic region from Parus major isolate Abel chromosome 19, Parus_major1.1, whole genome shotgun sequence.
AGGCTCAGGAGCTTTGGGAAGTcgcagccagcacagcaccctcATCCCGGAGTTACCTTCTTGATATATGCTGCAATGTCCTTTTCTATGTTGTACTTCTCCATGGCCTGTGTAGCACAGTCTACGGCATCCTGCTGCATGTCCTCGGACATGTCCGCATTCTTGATCACAGCCTTCCTGTCAGACATCGTGAACCTAAGGCAGAACATAGATTCCTTTAATCCCTTCCCAAACAGGAGAAGCTTCCTGTGCATCAGAGGTTGTCCTTTCCGTGCAGGCTGCGTCACAAGGCGATACCACAAACCCCTGTTATGGCCAGAGTGAGTTTATTGGAGGTGCCTACAGCAGCCCCAGGCCA
It encodes:
- the DYNLL2 gene encoding dynein light chain 2, cytoplasmic isoform X1; amino-acid sequence: MFCLRFTMSDRKAVIKNADMSEDMQQDAVDCATQAMEKYNIEKDIAAYIKKEFDKKYNPTWHCIVGRNFGSYVTHETKHFIYFYLGQVAILLFKSG